One window of Medicago truncatula cultivar Jemalong A17 chromosome 2, MtrunA17r5.0-ANR, whole genome shotgun sequence genomic DNA carries:
- the LOC11414400 gene encoding mRNA-decapping enzyme-like protein — MSQNGKLMPNLDQQSTKLLNLTVLQRIDPFVEEILITAAHVTFYEFNIDLSQWSRKDVEGSLFVVKRNTQPRFQFIVMNRRNTENLVENLLGDFEYEIQVPYLLYRNAAQEVNGIWFYNARECEEVANLFSRILNAYAKVPPKLKVSSTKSEFEELEAVPTMAVMDGPLEPSSSITSNVADVPDDPSFINFFSAAMGIGNTSNAPITGQPYQSSATISSSGPTHAATPVVPLPTLQIPSLPTSTPFTPQHDAPESINSSSQATNLVKPSFFVPPLSSAAMMMPPVSSSIPTAPPLHPTGTVQRPYGTPMLQPFPPPTPPPSLAPVSSPLPNPAISREKVRDALLVLVQDNQFIDMVYKALLNAHQS; from the exons ATGTCTCAGAACGGGAAATTGATGCCGAATCTCGACCAACAAAGCACTAAGCTTCTCAATCTCACTGTTCTCCAACGAATTGACCCTTTCGTTGAGGAAATTCTCATTACTGCTGCTCATGTTACGTTCTATGAGTTTAACATCGATCTTAGCCAATGG AGTCGTAAGGATGTTGAAGGATCTCTCTTTGTTGTTAAGAG aAATACTCAACCAAGATTTCAGTTTATTGTGATGAATCGTCGGAATACTG AAAATTTGGTGGAAAACCTCCTGGGGGATTTCGAGTATGAAATTCAGGTTCCATATCTATTGTATAGAAATGCTGCTCAAGAAGTGAATGGTATTTGGTTCTATAATGCTCGCGAATGTGAAGAGGTTGCAAATCTTTTTAGCAG GATTCTTAATGCATATGCCAAGGTGCCTCCAAAGTTAAAGGTCTCTTCTACAAAGAG TGAATTTGAGGAACTGGAAGCAGTACCAACTATGGCAGTCATGGATGGTCCTCTTGAGCCATCATCATCAATTACTTCCAATGTAGCTGATGTTCCTGATGATCCATCCTTTATAAATTTCTTCAGT GCGGCTATGGGTATCGGGAATACTTCAAATGCTCCGATCACCGGACAACCTTATCAGTCTTCTGCTACAATTTCTTCTTCTGGGCCAACTCATGCTGCTACACCTGTTGTGCCACTGCCAACCTTGCAGATACCATCTCTTCCAACATCTACTCCGTTTACACCCCAGCATGATGCTCCTGAGTCCATCAACAGCAGCAGCCAAGCCACAAATCTTGTGAAGCCTTCTTTTTTTGTTCCTCCCCTTTCTTCTGCAGCAATGATGATGCCCCCTGTGTCTTCATCCATACCTACTGCCCCTCCACTTCATCCTACTGGTACTGTACAACGACCTTATGGTACTCCAATGCTACAGCCATTTCCACCTCCAACTCCACCACCTTCACTTGCTCCTGTTTCTTCTCCCCTTCCAAACCCAGCTATTTCTAGAGAAAAGGTTCGAGATGCTCTGCTGGTGCTCGTTCAG GACAATCAATTCATTGATATGGTTTATAAAGCGCTGCTGAATGCTCATCAATCATGA
- the LOC11412416 gene encoding leucine-rich repeat-containing protein 9: protein MTRLSSEQVLKDNNAVNPSSISSLHLTHKALSDVSCLASFNKLEKLDLKFNNLTSLEGLRACVTLKWLSVVENKLESLEGIQGLTKLTVLNAGKNKLKSMDEIGSLSTIRALILNDNEIVSICNLDQMKELNTLVLSKNPIRKIGEALKKVKSITKLSLSHCQLEGIDTSLKFCVELTELRLAHNDIKSLPEELMHNSKLRNLDLGNNVIAKWSDIKVLKSLTKLRNLNLQGNPVATNEKVIRKIKNALPKLQVFNAKPIDKDTKNEKGHMTDDAHDFSFDHVDQNEDDHLEAADKRKSNKKRKETADASEKEAGVYDKENTGHNKDNGNKKKDKLTGTVDPDTKNKSTKKKLKKDDNKPSEKALALEENVNRTEKKKKNRKNKEQSEFDIIDDAEASFAEIFNIKDQENLNHGGEMKLQDQVPKDLKLVSSIETLPVKHKSAKMHNVESLSSPGTEIGMGGPSTWGD, encoded by the exons ATGACTCGTTTGAGCTCTGAGCAGGTATTGAAAGACAACAATGCCGTCAATCCAAGTTCAATTTCCAGTCTTCACCTCACTCACAAAGCTCTTTCCGAT GTATCATGCTTAGCCAGCTTCAATAAATTGGAAAAGCTTGACCTAAAATTCAACAATCTCACTTCACTTGAg GGATTGAGGGCATGTGTTACTTTGAAGTGGTTATCAGTTGTGGAGAATAAATTGGAAAGCTTAGAAGGAATTCAAGGACTTACTAAGCTCACT GTACTAAATGCaggaaaaaataaacttaaatctatgGATGAGATTGGGTCACTTAGTACCATCCGTGCCCTGATTTTGAATG ACAATGAGATTGTCTCCATTTGCAATCTTGATCAGATGAAAGAATTGAATACTCTCG TTCTATCTAAAAATCCTATCCGTAAAATTGGCGAGGCTCTGAAGAAGGTGAAATCCATCACAAAG CTTTCCCTTTCTCATTGTCAGCTTGAGGGTATTGACACTTCCCTCAAGTTTTGTGTTGAACTGACAGAGCTTCGTCTTGCTCACAATGATATTAAG TCTCTCCCAGAAGAACTAATGCACAATTCAAAGCTTCGGAATTTAGATTTGGGGAATAATGTGATCGCAAAATGGTCAGATATAAAG GTGCTCAAATCACTCACCAAACTGAGAAATCTCAATTTACAAGGAAATCCTGTTGCTACAAATGAGAAAGTTATAAGAAAG ATTAAGAATGCATTGCCAAAGCTACAAGTATTCAACGCCAAACCAATAGATAAAGATACAAAGAATGAGAAAGGTCACATGACCGATGATGCTCATGATTTTTCATTTGATCATGTCGATCAAAATGAGGATGATCATCTTGAAGCTGCTGACAAAAGGAAgtccaataaaaaaagaaaggaaactGCTGATGCATCCGAGAAGGAAGCTGGGGTCTATGATAAGGAAAATACAGGTCATAACAAGGATAatggaaataaaaagaaagacaaaCTCACAGGTACTGTTGATCCTGACACGAAGAATAAATCAACGAAGAAAAAGCTAAAAAAGGACGACAACAAGCCCTCGGAAAAAGCTTTGGCTCTTGAGGAGAATGTTAATAGGactgagaagaaaaagaagaatcgAAAGAACAAGGAACAAAGTGAATTTGATATTATTGATGATGCCGAAGCTTCATTTGCTGAAATTTTTAACATCAAGGATCAGGAAAATCTGAATCATGGTGGTGAAATGAAGCTACAGGACCAAGTGCCTAAGGATTTGAAATTGGTGAGCAGCATAGAAACTTTACCTGTCAAGCATAAGAGTGCCAAAATGCATAACGTGGAGTCTCTATCATCTCCAGGAACAGAAATCGGAATGGGAGGTCCATCAACATGGGGAGATTAG
- the LOC11417523 gene encoding F-box protein At2g27310 yields MDSPITTIHPYILQSHILSRLDGTSLTSVSSTATHLHNLCTEHHLWQKIITSTWPSLNNPSATSLISTFPSSHRSIFSDSFPSIHYSSSSSDTSSSSSLALSAPKELFSAVDLYYKGRPVFSKLLRTETHKGWFLCSPLWIEILEPNEIIETNIKFEQNDVVEWLEQNLSLSWIIIEPTRKRSVNLSSRLPVTVRRHWLTGELEVLYGTVMGMVQCMVKVTCCGKVGGEMHVTGVSFSMEDMDGRHLIGRDSLGILVGAMEKGERWKVDIDREKKRFEEFCGRKRERREKKLRRERVMDMIIMVVAIVVFAFLFRFVRFWV; encoded by the coding sequence ATGGATTCACCAATCACCACCATCCACCCCTACATACTCCAATCCCACATCCTCTCCCGACTTGACGGCACATCACTCACCTCCGTCTCCTCCACCGCCACCCACCTTCACAACCTCTGCACAGAACACCACCTATGGCAAAAAATCATCACCTCCACATGGCCATCTCTCAATAACCCCTCCGCCACGTCACTCATCTCCACCTTCCCATCCTCTCATCGCTCCATCTTCTCCGACTCCTTCCCGTCCATCCAttattcatcttcatcttcagatacttcttcttcatcttcattggCTTTATCTGCTCCGAAGGAATTATTCTCCGCAGTTGATTTATATTACAAGGGCAGACCTGTCTTTTCAAAGCTTCTAAGAACAGAAACACATAAAGGATGGTTTCTTTGTTCACCTCTATGGATTGAAATTCTAGAACCAAATGAAATTATTGAAACAAATATTAAGTTTGAACAAAACGACGTCGTTGAATGGTTAGAACAAAATTTGAGTCTTAGTTGGATTATTATTGAACCGACACGTAAGCGTTCGGTTAACTTGTCAAGCCGGTTACCGGTAACAGTTAGAAGACATTGGCTTACGGGGGAGTTAGAGGTTTTATATGGTACGGTAATGGGAATGGTGCAGTGTATGGTGAAGGTCACGTGCTGTGGGAAAGTTGGGGGTGAGATGCACGTGACTGGGGTGAGTTTTAGTATGGAGGATATGGATGGAAGACATTTGATTGGGAGGGATAGTTTGGGGATTTTGGTTGGGGCTATGGAGAAGGGTGAGAGGTGGAAAGTGGATATTGACAGAGAGAAGAAGAGGTTTGAGGAGTTTTGTGggaggaagagagagaggagagagaaaaagttgaGGAGAGAGAGGGTTATGGATATGATTATTATGGTGGTTGCCATTgttgtttttgcttttctttttcgATTTGTGAGGTTTTGGGTTTGA
- the LOC11426519 gene encoding intracellular protein transport protein USO1 isoform X2 produces the protein MSSCQTKHLKQKHNKIRKRGCSSTSSSSPFSRRYRFKRAILMGKKSGYNTPAPMWKTSSKSPSMATHHHHAMKKTALHSSRTGLPFKEKKEISVSARKLAATLWEINDLTPSRIKKESMKSNKERDKVERLCRSVLLGPQKLDPLVSPFSERTKGIEVDGCKRNVSDLSHQFHFVDPYFRGMDAGCNADLIEKVSNKPKHKKNCGKCKVGVKNRLKEAKSSISTSKKLLKVLSQIVVEEKHSLRSMPLILAMSNELDRACNQIDQFIQEQSSNQNNIEYLMKHFEEEKIAWKRKESEKIREVKMSIVQELEFEKKIRRQTERLNMKISKEMENIKDSYSKLSKEHEMEKRAKEILEQVCDELAKGVGEDRAQVEELKRESEKVREEVEKEREMLQLADILREERVHMKLSEAKYQFEEKSAMLEILRNELENFIRNKEEEKGDDIDVNPGLKKLKDLEFYLNKTFLEFQNLDEDNNSIEHEDESVESDLQSIELNMDNDKKSYKWSSSCENIPLFEAKRVSIDKDIGRRSFKDWGSICFNKGTTNSTKKKDFVGINIQESFDQLESGQSIEFIFGDEIQEENEGYTYKPMSLRDHISFPDFDKESGKLLSLRYIDGEAEENALALEGHDMKKDYARRK, from the exons ATGTCCTCGTGTCAGACAAAACATCTTAAACAGAAACATAACAAGATCAGAAAACGAGGTTGTTCCTCCACTTCTTCTTCATCACCCTTTTCAAGAAGATATAGATTTAAGAGAGCCATTTTGATGGGAAAGAAAAGTGGGTACAATACACCAGCACCTATGTGGAAAACAAGCTCAAAGTCACCTTCTATGGCAACTCATCATCACCATGCTATGAAAAAGACAGCTTTGCATTCTTCACGTACTGGATTACCCTtcaaagagaagaaagaaatttCTGTGTCTGCTAGAAAACTTGCTGCTACACTTTGGGAAATCAATGATTTAACTCCTTCAAGGATCAAGAAGGAATCAATGAAAAGCAATAAGGAAAGAGACAAAGTTGAGAGGTTATGTAGATCAGTGTTGTTGGGACCACAAAAGTTAGATCCATTGGTTAGTCCTTTCTCAGAG AGAACAAAAGGTATTGAAGTTGATGGCTGCAAAAGAAATGTGTCAGATTTATCTCATCAATTTCACTTTGTTGATCCCTACTTTAGAGGCATGGATGCTGGTTGCAATGCTGATTTAATAGAG AAGGTTAGCAATAAGCCAAAACACAAGAAGAATTGTGGTAAATGTAAGGTTGGAGTCAAGAACCGTCTTAAGGAAGCTAAAAGCAGTATATCTACATCGAAGAAGCTTCTAAAGGTGTTAAGtcaaattgttgttgaagaGAAGCATTCGTTGAGAAGCATGCCCCTCATCTTGGCTATGAGTAACGAGCTTGATCGTGCCTGCAACCAAATCGATCAATTCATTCAAGAACAAAGCTCCAACCAGAACAATATCGAGTATCTCATGAAgcattttgaagaagaaaagattgcttggaaaagaaaagaaagtgagaAGATTCGCGAGGTGAAAATGAGCATAGTGCAAGAGCTTGAATTTGAGAAGAAGATAAGGAGGCAAACTGAGAGACTGAACATGAAGATTTCCAAAGAAATGGAGAACATAAAAGATTCCTATTCAAAACTCTCTAAGGAACACGAAATGGAGAAAAGGGCTAAAGAGATTTTGGAGCAAGTTTGTGATGAATTAGCCAAAGGCGTTGGAGAAGATAGAGCACAAGTAGAGGAACTGAAAAGGGAATCGGAGAAAGTTCGAGAAGAAGTTgaaaaggagagagaaatgCTTCAGTTAGCCGACATTTTGCGCGAAGAACGAGTCCATATGAAGCTCTCAGAAGCCAAATATCAATTTGAAGAGAAAAGTGCAATGCTAGAAATTCTAAGAAATGAGCTTGAGAACTTTAtaagaaataaagaagaagagaaaggtgatgatattgatgttaaTCCAGGGCTTAAGAAACTCAAGGATCTTGAATTCTATTTGAACAAAACATTTTTGGAATTCCAAAATCTAGATGAAGATAATAATTCAATTGAGCATGAAGATGAGTCAGTTGAGAGTGATCTTCaatcaattgaattgaatatggACAATGACAAAAAAAGCTACAAGTGGAGTTCTTCTTGTGAGAATATTCCACTTTTTGAGGCAAAAAGAGTTTCAATTGATAAAGATATAGGGAGAAGATCTTTTAAAGATTGGGGAAGTATTTGCTTCAACAAGGGAACTACAAATAGTACTAAAAAGAAGGACTTTGTTGgtataaatattcaagaaagtTTTGATCAGCTTGAAAGTGGACAatcaattgaatttatttttggagATGAAATACAAGAAGAAAATGAGGGTTATACCTATAAGCCTATGAGTCTAAGAGACCATATATCATTTCCAGATTTTGATAAAGAAAGTGGTAAACTTTTGAGTTTGAGGTACATTGATGGGGAAGCTGAGGAGAATGCCCTGGCTTTGGAGGGACATGatatgaagaaagattatgcacgaagaaaatga
- the LOC11426519 gene encoding intracellular protein transport protein USO1 isoform X1, with amino-acid sequence MSSCQTKHLKQKHNKIRKRGCSSTSSSSPFSRRYRFKRAILMGKKSGYNTPAPMWKTSSKSPSMATHHHHAMKKTALHSSRTGLPFKEKKEISVSARKLAATLWEINDLTPSRIKKESMKSNKERDKVERLCRSVLLGPQKLDPLVSPFSEVKQRTKGIEVDGCKRNVSDLSHQFHFVDPYFRGMDAGCNADLIEKVSNKPKHKKNCGKCKVGVKNRLKEAKSSISTSKKLLKVLSQIVVEEKHSLRSMPLILAMSNELDRACNQIDQFIQEQSSNQNNIEYLMKHFEEEKIAWKRKESEKIREVKMSIVQELEFEKKIRRQTERLNMKISKEMENIKDSYSKLSKEHEMEKRAKEILEQVCDELAKGVGEDRAQVEELKRESEKVREEVEKEREMLQLADILREERVHMKLSEAKYQFEEKSAMLEILRNELENFIRNKEEEKGDDIDVNPGLKKLKDLEFYLNKTFLEFQNLDEDNNSIEHEDESVESDLQSIELNMDNDKKSYKWSSSCENIPLFEAKRVSIDKDIGRRSFKDWGSICFNKGTTNSTKKKDFVGINIQESFDQLESGQSIEFIFGDEIQEENEGYTYKPMSLRDHISFPDFDKESGKLLSLRYIDGEAEENALALEGHDMKKDYARRK; translated from the exons ATGTCCTCGTGTCAGACAAAACATCTTAAACAGAAACATAACAAGATCAGAAAACGAGGTTGTTCCTCCACTTCTTCTTCATCACCCTTTTCAAGAAGATATAGATTTAAGAGAGCCATTTTGATGGGAAAGAAAAGTGGGTACAATACACCAGCACCTATGTGGAAAACAAGCTCAAAGTCACCTTCTATGGCAACTCATCATCACCATGCTATGAAAAAGACAGCTTTGCATTCTTCACGTACTGGATTACCCTtcaaagagaagaaagaaatttCTGTGTCTGCTAGAAAACTTGCTGCTACACTTTGGGAAATCAATGATTTAACTCCTTCAAGGATCAAGAAGGAATCAATGAAAAGCAATAAGGAAAGAGACAAAGTTGAGAGGTTATGTAGATCAGTGTTGTTGGGACCACAAAAGTTAGATCCATTGGTTAGTCCTTTCTCAGAG GTAAAGCAGAGAACAAAAGGTATTGAAGTTGATGGCTGCAAAAGAAATGTGTCAGATTTATCTCATCAATTTCACTTTGTTGATCCCTACTTTAGAGGCATGGATGCTGGTTGCAATGCTGATTTAATAGAG AAGGTTAGCAATAAGCCAAAACACAAGAAGAATTGTGGTAAATGTAAGGTTGGAGTCAAGAACCGTCTTAAGGAAGCTAAAAGCAGTATATCTACATCGAAGAAGCTTCTAAAGGTGTTAAGtcaaattgttgttgaagaGAAGCATTCGTTGAGAAGCATGCCCCTCATCTTGGCTATGAGTAACGAGCTTGATCGTGCCTGCAACCAAATCGATCAATTCATTCAAGAACAAAGCTCCAACCAGAACAATATCGAGTATCTCATGAAgcattttgaagaagaaaagattgcttggaaaagaaaagaaagtgagaAGATTCGCGAGGTGAAAATGAGCATAGTGCAAGAGCTTGAATTTGAGAAGAAGATAAGGAGGCAAACTGAGAGACTGAACATGAAGATTTCCAAAGAAATGGAGAACATAAAAGATTCCTATTCAAAACTCTCTAAGGAACACGAAATGGAGAAAAGGGCTAAAGAGATTTTGGAGCAAGTTTGTGATGAATTAGCCAAAGGCGTTGGAGAAGATAGAGCACAAGTAGAGGAACTGAAAAGGGAATCGGAGAAAGTTCGAGAAGAAGTTgaaaaggagagagaaatgCTTCAGTTAGCCGACATTTTGCGCGAAGAACGAGTCCATATGAAGCTCTCAGAAGCCAAATATCAATTTGAAGAGAAAAGTGCAATGCTAGAAATTCTAAGAAATGAGCTTGAGAACTTTAtaagaaataaagaagaagagaaaggtgatgatattgatgttaaTCCAGGGCTTAAGAAACTCAAGGATCTTGAATTCTATTTGAACAAAACATTTTTGGAATTCCAAAATCTAGATGAAGATAATAATTCAATTGAGCATGAAGATGAGTCAGTTGAGAGTGATCTTCaatcaattgaattgaatatggACAATGACAAAAAAAGCTACAAGTGGAGTTCTTCTTGTGAGAATATTCCACTTTTTGAGGCAAAAAGAGTTTCAATTGATAAAGATATAGGGAGAAGATCTTTTAAAGATTGGGGAAGTATTTGCTTCAACAAGGGAACTACAAATAGTACTAAAAAGAAGGACTTTGTTGgtataaatattcaagaaagtTTTGATCAGCTTGAAAGTGGACAatcaattgaatttatttttggagATGAAATACAAGAAGAAAATGAGGGTTATACCTATAAGCCTATGAGTCTAAGAGACCATATATCATTTCCAGATTTTGATAAAGAAAGTGGTAAACTTTTGAGTTTGAGGTACATTGATGGGGAAGCTGAGGAGAATGCCCTGGCTTTGGAGGGACATGatatgaagaaagattatgcacgaagaaaatga